The proteins below are encoded in one region of Pongo pygmaeus isolate AG05252 chromosome 20, NHGRI_mPonPyg2-v2.0_pri, whole genome shotgun sequence:
- the WDR83OS gene encoding PAT complex subunit Asterix: protein MSTNNMSDPRRPNKVLRYKPPPSECNPALDDPTPDYMNLLGMIFSMCGLMLKLKWCAWVAVYCSFISFANSRSSEDTKQMMSSFMLSISAVVMSYLQNPQPMTPPW, encoded by the exons ATGTCCACTAACAATATGTCTGACCCACGGAGGCCGAACAAAGTGCTGAG GTACAAGCCCCCGCCGAGCGAATGTAACCCGGCCTTGGACGACCCGACGCCGGACTACATGAACCTGCTGGGCATGATCTTCAGCATGTGCGGCCTCATGCTTAAG CTGAAGTGGTGTGCTTGGGTCGCTGTCTACTGCTCCTTCATCAGCTTTGCCAACTCTCGGAGCTCGGAGGACACGAAGCAAATGATGAGTAGCTTCAT gctgTCCATCTCTGCTGTGGTGATGTCCTATCTGCAGAATCCTCAGCCCATGACGCCCCCATGGTGA